A stretch of Triticum aestivum cultivar Chinese Spring chromosome 1D, IWGSC CS RefSeq v2.1, whole genome shotgun sequence DNA encodes these proteins:
- the LOC123174228 gene encoding ras-related protein Rab7 yields MAMAPRRRTLLKVIVLGDSGVGKTSLMNQYVNKKFSQQYKATIGADFLTKEVLIEDRLVTLQIWDTAGQERFQSLGVAFYRGADCCVLVYDVNAKRTFNTLGTWHDEFINQAGPSDPKQFPFILVGNKVDLDAGSRRVVPEKKAKDWCVSKGDIPYFETSAKDDYNVDTAFLCIAKLALEHEHDQDIYFNSVAEQGPKTGEQMSGCAC; encoded by the exons ATGGCGATGGCGCCGAGGAGGCGGACGCTGCTCAAGGTCATCGTCCTCGGCGACAGCGg GGTCGGCAAGACGTCGCTGATGAACCA GTATGTGAACAAGAAGTTCAGCCAGCAGTACAAGGCGACCATCGGCGCCGACTTCCTCACCAAGGAGGTCCTCATCGAGGACAGGCTCGTCACCTTGCAG ATTTGGGATACAGCAGGGCAGGAGAGGTTCCAGAGCCTCGGCGTGGCCTTCTACAGGGGAGCCGACTGCTGCGTGCTAGTCTACGACGTCAATGCCAAAAGAACCTTCAACACGCTCGGCACCTGGCACGACGAGTTCATCAACCAG GCCGGCCCATCAGACCCCAAGCAATTCCCCTTCATTTTGGTCGGGAACAAGGTCGATCTGGACGCTGGAAGCAGACGAGTG GTTCCTGAGAAGAAAGCAAAAGACTGGTGCGTCTCCAAGGGCGACATTCCGTATTTCGAAACCTCGGCCAAGGACGACTACAATGTCGACACCGCTTTCCTGTGCATCGCCAAGCTCGCGTTGGAGCATGAGCACGATCAAGACAT CTACTTCAATTCAGTTGCAGAACAAGGCCCAAAAACCGGAGAACAGATGAGCGGATGCGCATGCTAG
- the LOC123160395 gene encoding uncharacterized protein, which yields MSGVEEKPEENLRSNLALTALSIVRNHQYLKELAMKQLTFPELVWSTDKNELAAMHKEKVEALTVHDPKRQALVAGRFCSFHLAGFDLDEKSSVELGPPYDPAVRKGTASTMNVISLRVVRVGPDYTYPVEVYGRVIARDEVDYKCVYLFDRQREDAQLINSEKDMSALTGPYRPLATRAFMCFELDLKIKDKGEQDAEVQLSKGVIPYHHNPYHKRVIDQLPSFQSTVKLVLQQVTGPVAASLEVSVVREGSDDPIVHFNGKITVGTTRNYRHHMVVYDSSVPIGRLVREDGSLVLSRNLVTVQGPIQDPAFADDEQMMLYVCFLDVGCEIEDEDMISLEPEDEDDDEIEPDKEEEEIEGEGEEEGNEEDSEEVDEEEEDPKNTVTLEYPTPETVWEHGSPKLKVKVDWTAIFDPPLEYYLTRWYALPKGFKSPNYRFGGFFE from the exons ATGTCGGGCGTGGAAGAGAAGCCGGAGGAGAATCTGCGTTCGAACCTTGCCCTCACAGCTCTTAGCATCGTTCGTAACCACCAGTACTTAAAGGAGCTCGCTATGAAGCAGCTCACGTTCCCCGAACTGGTGTGGAGCACGGACAAGAATGAACTGGCCGCAATGCACAAGGAAAAGGTCGAGGCGCTCACGGTCCACGACCCCAAGAGGCAGGCCCTCGTCGCCGGCCGCTTCTGCAGCTTCCACCTAGCCGGCTTCGACCTCGACGAAAAGT CAAGTGTGGAACTTGGGCCCCCTTACGACCCTGCTGTGAGGAAGGGGACGGCTTCAACCATGAATGTCATTTCCTTGAGGGTGGTTAGAGTTGGTCCTGATTACACATACCCGGTTGAGGTTTACGGTAGGGTTATTGCGAGGGATGAGGTTGACTACAAATGTGTCTACCTGTTCGACCGTCAAAGGGAGGATGCCCAGCTCATCAATTCAGAG AAGGATATGTCAGCTCTAACAGGTCCATACCGGCCATTGGCTACTCGTGCTTTCATGTGCTTTGAGCTCGATTTAAAGATCAAGGACAAGGGTGAGCAGGATGCTGAAGTACAGCTCAGCAAAGGCGTAATACCGTACCATCACAACCCGTATCACAAGCGCGTCATCGACCAGCTACCTAGTTTCCAGAGCACGGTAAAATTGGTACTGCAACAAGTGACAGGACCGGTGGCGGCGAGCCTCGAAGTCAGCGTCGTGAGAGAAGGGTCCGATGACCCTATTGTCCACTTCAACGGTAAAATAACTGTTGGGACTACTAGAAATTATAGACATCATATGGTTGTATATGATAGCAGCGTGCCTATTGGGAGATTGGTGAGGGAAGATGGCTCTCTTGTGTTAAGTCGCAATCTAGTAACTGTCCAGGGGCCTATTCAAGACCCCGCGTTCGCGGATGACGAGCAAATGATGCTCTATGTTTGTTTTCTTGATGTGGGTTGTGAGATTGAGGATGAGGATATGATTAGCCTTGAAccagaggatgaggatgatgacgagaTTGAGCCTGACAAAGAGGAAGAGGAAAtcgaaggggaaggggaagaggaaggcaatgaagaagatagcgaagaagtggatgaggaggaggaggaccctaAGAATACTGTCACTCTCGAATACCCTACACCTGAGACTGTGTGGGAACACGGTTCCCCCAAACTGAAGGTGAAGGTCGATTGGACTGCCATCTTTGATCCGCCGCTGGAATACTATTTAACAAGATGGTATGCCCTTCCAAAAGGTTTTAAGTCGCCTAATTATCGATTTGGCGGGTTCTTTGAGTGA
- the LOC542890 gene encoding probable aldehyde dehydrogenase produces the protein MSRLVSRRHLAAAAALRRSPAAFASRWLHTPAFATVSPEEISGSSPAEVQNFVQGKWIKSANWNWIVDPLNGEKFIKVAEVQGSEIKPFVESLSKCPKHGLHNPLRAPERYLMYGDISTKAAHMLGQPEVLDFFAKLVQRVSPKSYQQALLEVQVSQKFLENFCGDQVRFLARSFAVPGNHVGQMSNGYRWPFGPVAIITPFNFPLEIPLLQLMGALYMGNKPVLKVDSKVSIVMEQMIRLLHECGLPAEDVDFINSDGITMNKLLLEANPKMTLFTGSSRVAEKLAADLQGRIKLEDAGFDWKILGPDVQEVDYISWVCDQDAYACSGQKCSAQSMLFMHKNWSSSGLLEKMKKLSERRKLEDLTIGPVLTVTTATMIEHMNNLLKIPGSKVLFGGEPLGNHSIPEIYGAIKPTAVFVPLVEILKSDNFELVTKEIFGPFQVVTEYSEDQLELVLEACERMNAHLTAAVVSNDKLFLQEVLGRSVNGTTYAGIRARTTGAPQNHWFGPAGDPRGAGIGTPEAIKLVWSCHREIIYDIGPLPKKWALPAAT, from the exons ATGAGCCGCCTCGTTTCCCGGcggcacctcgccgccgccgcggccctccgACGATCCCCCGCCGCGTTCGCTTCCAG GTGGCTGCACACGCCGGCATTTGCGACGGTGTCCCCCGAGGAGATCTCAGGTTCAAGCCCGGCGGAAGTGCAGAATTTTG TGCAGGGAAAATGGATAAAGTCTGCTAACTGGAACTGGATAGTCGATCCTTTAAATGGCGAAAAGTTTATCAAAGTTGCCGAGGTTCAGGGGTCTGAAATAAAG CCATTTGTGGAGAGTTTATCTAAATGCCCAAAGCATGGACTTCACAACCCACTTAGAGCTCCAGAGAG GTATCTCATGTATGGAGATATATCTACAAAAGCTGCACACATGCTTGGTCAACCTGAG GTCTTAGATTTCTTTGCTAAGCTTGTTCAAAGGGTTTCCCCGAAGAGCTATCAACAAGCTCTTTTGGAAGTTCAAGTTTCTCAAAAATTCTTGGAGAATTTCTGTGGAGATCAG GTGCGCTTTCTGGCTCGGTCATTTGCTGTCCCTGGAAATCATGTTGGACAAATGAGTAATGGCTATCGTTGGCCATTTGGCCCA GTTGCAATAATCACACCATTCAATTTCCCATTGGAGATTCCCTTACTGCAACTGATGGGTGCACTTTATATGGGAAATAAACCAGTCCTCAAAGTTGACAGCAAAGTTAGCATTGTGATGGAACAAATGATCAGGTTGCTTCACGAGTGTGGGTTACCTGCAGAGGACGTGGACTTCATAAATTCTGATGGTATCACAATGAACAAGCTGCTGTTGGAG GCAAATCCAAAAATGACCCTCTTCACTGGGAGCTCACGTGTGGCAGAGAAATTGGCTGCTGATTTGCAAGGCCGGATCAAGTTGGAAGATGCTGGTTTTGATTGGAAAATTCTTGGTCCAGATGTTCAAGAG GTCGATTATATTTCATGGGTTTGTGACCAGGATGCTTACGCTTGCAGTGGTCAGAAGTGCTCTGCTCAGTCTATGCTATTCATGCACAAG AATTGGTCATCTAGTGGGCTACTTGAGAAAATGAAGAAACTTTCTGAGAGGAGGAAGCTTGAAGATTTGACTATTGGTCCAGTCCTTACT GTTACAACAGCAACCATGATAGAGCACATGAACAACCTTCTCAAAATACCAGGATCAAAGGTTCTGTTTGGTGGTGAACCTTTGGGGAATCACTCCATCCCAGAAATATATGGTGCCATCAAGCCTACTGCTGTATTTGTCCCACTAGTGGAGATTCTTAAAAGCGATAACTTTGAGCTTGTGACAAAGGAGATATTTGGTCCTTTCCAG GTGGTTACAGAATACTCTGAAGATCAGCTTGAATTGGTATTAGAAGCCTGTGAAAGGATGAATGCGCATCTGACAGCTGCAGTAGTTTCAAACGACAAGTTATTCCTGCAG GAAGTACTGGGGAGATCGGTTAACGGGACAACGTATGCTGGAATTCGAGCAAGGACCACTGGCGCTCCGCAGAACCATTG GTTTGGTCCTGCGGGCGACCCAAGAGGCGCAGGGATCGGCACTCCAGAAGCCATCAAACTCGTCTGGTCGTGCCACAGGGAGATCATATATGACATTGGCCCCTTGCCCAAGAAGTGGGCACTTCCTGCGGCTACATGA